The genomic DNA CGAAATCTGAGCGCTCGAAATTGCTCCGTACTCACTGTCAGACTTCTGGTGTCTCTCTTACGGAGCAAGACCCTTATAATAATGTTGTCAGAACAGCTTTTGAAGCTATGGCGGCGGTACTTGGTGGGACGCAATCTCTTCATACAAACTCGTTTGATGAAGCGATTGCCCTACCAACTGAATTCTCTGCGCGGATTGCGCGGAACACACAGTTAATCTTGCAGCATGAAACAGGTGTGACCAATGTTGTTGACCCGCTTGGTGGCTCTTATTATGTGGAAGCATTGACCAAAGAGTTGGCAGATCAGGCTTGGAAAATGATTGAAGAGGTCGAAGCGCTGGGCGGTATGACAAAAGCTGTTGAGCAAGGTTTACCTAAGATGCGGATTGAAGAAGCTGCCGTTAAGCGCCAAGCAAGAATTGATCAGGGCGAGGATGTCATTGTTGGTGTGAATAAGTTTCAACTCGAAGATGAGCCGCCGGTTGATATTTTAGAGATAGACAATGCGAAAGTGCGCGATGAACAAATCAAGCGTTTAACTCAAATGCGTGATACTCGAAATGAAGGCGAGTTCCAAAAGGCTATTGATCATTTGGAACAGGTTGCAAAGTCTGGTGTTGGAAATTTGTTAGAGGCAGCTGTTGAGGCGGCGAAAGCGAAGGCTAGTCTTGGTGAAATTTCAGATGCGATGGAGCGCGTTTTTGGTCGCCACAAAGCGTTAACACGGGTGATATCCGGCGTGTATGATCAGGCTTATGAAGGGGATGCCGAGTATCAGGCCATTCAAAGCAAGATTGAAGCTTATAAAGATGAGCATGCAAAAACACCGCATGTTTTGGTTGCTAAGATGGGCCAGGATGGACATGACAGGGGCGCGAAAATCATTGCAACTGCTTTTGCTGATATTGGTTTTGAAGTGAGCCTCAGTGACATGTTTGAAACCCCTGAAGAAGTGGCTGCTAAAGCCATTGAGGCAGGAGTGAATGTGATAGGTGTTTCCTCACTTGCAGCTGGCCATAAAACTTTAGTGCCGGAACTTATTGAATGTCTTAAAGCGAAGTCGGCTGAGAACATCATTGTTATAGTGGGCGGTGTTATTCCTGAGCAAGATTATGGCTTTTTACGCAGTGCTGGTGTGGCTGAAATTTTTGGCCCGGGTTCGAGCGTTATTGTGGCCGCAAATAGTGTGCTCAACCAAATTCGTGGTGTTCGCCGCAATCGATAAAATTTTAAAATAGCAAAAAATGAATGTGGGAATTCGTGGAGGGATGTACCTATGAGTGAAGTTTCTAATTATGATAAAGTTTACAAATCTTGGCAGGAAGACCCTGAGGGTTTTTGGGCGACTGAAGCGGAGAAGTTAAGTTGGTCAAAACCTTGGGATAAGGTTTTTGATGGTGACCAAGGTGCTTATGGGCGCTGGTTTGCCGGTGGTGAGTGTAACACTTGCTACAATGCGGTTGACCGTCATGTTGAAGATGGGCGCGGTGACCAAACTGCAATTATCTATGATAGCCCAGTGACTGGAGCTAAGAAGACTTATACCTATGCAGAGCTAAAATCTGAAGTGGAAGCTTTGGCCGGCGCATTGCAAGATCAAGGTGTTACTAAAGGTGACCGCGTGCTGATCTATATGCCGATGGTACCTGAGGCTGCATTTGCCATGTTAGCAAGTGCGCGTTTGGGGGCTGTGCATTCTGTGGTGTTTGGTGGCTTTGCCGCGAACGAGCTAGCCATTCGTATTGATGATTGCGCGCCGAAAGCCATTATCTCGGCGTCTTGTGGTATTGAACCAAACCGTGTGATTGCATACAAACCTTTGCTTGATGAAGCTATTGAGCTTTCAAAAAACAAACCTGATGCTTGTATTATTTTACAGCGTGAGCAACAGACATGTGACCTCAATGACTTGCGTGACATTGATTATAAAGACATTACGAATGCACATAAGACAGCAGGCTCAGTAGTGCCGTGTGTTGCGGTTGCTGCAACTGACCCTCTTTATATTTTATACACATCTGGTACGACAGGAACACCGAAAGGGGTTGTTCGCGATAATGGCGGGCATATGGTTGCCCTCAATTGGTCTATGGATGCTATTTATGACATTAAGCCTAATGAAGTGTTTTGGGCGGCGTCTGATGTAGGCTGGGTTGTTGGTCATTCTTATATTGTTTATGGCCCGCTTTTAAAAGGAGCGACAACAATTATTTTTGAAGGTAAGCCTGTTGGTACGCCTGATGCCGGTACGTTTTGGCGTGTTGTTGAAGACTATAAGGTCTCGGCTTTGTTCACTGCTCCAACAGCACTTCGTGCCATTAAAAAAATTGACCATCAAGGGGACTATTTAAAACCTTATAATGTCTCTTCTCTTCGAACCTTATTCCTTGCTGGTGAGCGTGCTGATCCAGATACAATCCAATGGGCTGAAGAATTGCTTAAAATTCCTGTTATTGATCACTGGTGGCAAACGGAGACTGGCTGGGCTATTGCTGGTAATCCTGTTGGGTTGGGAAAATTGCCAGTGAAACTTGGGTCTCCTACAGTAGCGATGCCTGGTTATGACATTCAAATTGTAGATTCTGCTGGAAATGAACTACCGGCTGGTGAATTTGGCAACATAATTGTAAAACTCCCCTTACCTCCAGGGTGTTTTCCGACCTTGTGGAATGCTGATGAACGTTTTCGTTCTGCTTATTTAGAGGCGTTTCCAGGATATTATCAGACATCTGATGCTGGCTTAAAAGATGAAGATGGGTATTTGTTTATTATGGCCCGTACAGACGACATCATTAATGTGGCTGGTCATCGTTTATCAACTGGTGGGATGGAAGAGGTCTTGGTTTCTCATCCTGATGTTAGTGAGTGTGCTGTTATTGGTATTGCTGATAAATTAAAAGGTCAGATGCCTTGCGGTTTTGTTGTTCTTAAATCTGATCATGAAAAAACACCAGAAGAAGTTGAAAAAGAGTGTGTGCAACTGGTCCGTGAGAAGATTGGGGCAGTTGCAGCGTTTAAACTCTGTGTGACTGTTGAGCGTTTGCCCAAGACGCGGTCTGGCAAAATTTTACGTGGGACGATGCGTAGTATTGCTGACAAAGAAGAGTATAAAATAC from Hyphomicrobiales bacterium 4NK60-0047b includes the following:
- the scpA_2 gene encoding methylmalonyl-CoA mutase — translated: MSKDDMKFPLDWQELATKELKGKEPSTLTWDTPEGIKVKPLYTSEDVPESARQELPGVGPFTRGVKATMYAGRPWTIRQYAGFSTAEESNIFYRKNLAAGQKGLSVAFDLATHRGYDSDHPRVVGDVGKAGVAIDSIEDMKILFDGIPLDQMSVSMTMNGAVIPILAMFIAAGEEQGVDRAKLSGTIQNDILKEFMVRNTYIYPPEPSMRIIADIIEYTAKEMPKFNSISISGYHMQEAGSTLAQELAYTLADGMEYVRAATSKGLDVDAFAGRLSFFFCIGMNVFMEAAKLRAARQLWARIMTDFGAKSERSKLLRTHCQTSGVSLTEQDPYNNVVRTAFEAMAAVLGGTQSLHTNSFDEAIALPTEFSARIARNTQLILQHETGVTNVVDPLGGSYYVEALTKELADQAWKMIEEVEALGGMTKAVEQGLPKMRIEEAAVKRQARIDQGEDVIVGVNKFQLEDEPPVDILEIDNAKVRDEQIKRLTQMRDTRNEGEFQKAIDHLEQVAKSGVGNLLEAAVEAAKAKASLGEISDAMERVFGRHKALTRVISGVYDQAYEGDAEYQAIQSKIEAYKDEHAKTPHVLVAKMGQDGHDRGAKIIATAFADIGFEVSLSDMFETPEEVAAKAIEAGVNVIGVSSLAAGHKTLVPELIECLKAKSAENIIVIVGGVIPEQDYGFLRSAGVAEIFGPGSSVIVAANSVLNQIRGVRRNR
- a CDS encoding propionyl-CoA synthetase, whose amino-acid sequence is MSEVSNYDKVYKSWQEDPEGFWATEAEKLSWSKPWDKVFDGDQGAYGRWFAGGECNTCYNAVDRHVEDGRGDQTAIIYDSPVTGAKKTYTYAELKSEVEALAGALQDQGVTKGDRVLIYMPMVPEAAFAMLASARLGAVHSVVFGGFAANELAIRIDDCAPKAIISASCGIEPNRVIAYKPLLDEAIELSKNKPDACIILQREQQTCDLNDLRDIDYKDITNAHKTAGSVVPCVAVAATDPLYILYTSGTTGTPKGVVRDNGGHMVALNWSMDAIYDIKPNEVFWAASDVGWVVGHSYIVYGPLLKGATTIIFEGKPVGTPDAGTFWRVVEDYKVSALFTAPTALRAIKKIDHQGDYLKPYNVSSLRTLFLAGERADPDTIQWAEELLKIPVIDHWWQTETGWAIAGNPVGLGKLPVKLGSPTVAMPGYDIQIVDSAGNELPAGEFGNIIVKLPLPPGCFPTLWNADERFRSAYLEAFPGYYQTSDAGLKDEDGYLFIMARTDDIINVAGHRLSTGGMEEVLVSHPDVSECAVIGIADKLKGQMPCGFVVLKSDHEKTPEEVEKECVQLVREKIGAVAAFKLCVTVERLPKTRSGKILRGTMRSIADKEEYKIPATIDDPVILEELTAVMKGKGIG